A genomic window from Natrinema sp. HArc-T2 includes:
- a CDS encoding aminodeoxychorismate/anthranilate synthase component II, with translation MTNSRILVVDNYDSFAYNLVQYVGEVADEVVVRRNDEIDLGGVRDLEPTGIIVSPGPGTPQEAGISIPLFAETDYPILGVCLGHQALCAAEGASVVHAPEVVHGKPSTIAHDGEGLFAGLPPTFQVGRYHSLAVERGELPATLEETAQTADERGVLMAVRHCEKPHLGVQFHPESILTRAQSDAATGSGDGAGEDISLALGKRLIANFCQFAVTADRNAEAHDG, from the coding sequence GTGACTAACTCCCGTATCCTTGTTGTCGACAACTACGATTCGTTCGCGTACAATCTCGTCCAATACGTGGGTGAGGTAGCCGACGAGGTCGTCGTCCGGCGCAACGACGAGATCGACCTCGGGGGCGTTCGGGATCTCGAGCCCACCGGTATCATCGTCTCGCCGGGGCCGGGGACCCCACAGGAGGCCGGCATCTCGATCCCGCTCTTTGCGGAGACCGACTACCCCATTCTCGGGGTCTGTCTCGGTCATCAGGCGCTGTGTGCGGCCGAAGGCGCGTCAGTCGTTCACGCCCCCGAGGTCGTCCACGGGAAGCCGTCGACGATCGCTCACGACGGCGAGGGGCTCTTCGCGGGCCTCCCCCCGACGTTCCAAGTCGGGCGCTATCACTCGCTCGCGGTCGAGCGCGGTGAGCTGCCGGCCACGCTCGAGGAAACGGCCCAGACAGCCGACGAGCGCGGCGTTCTGATGGCGGTTCGCCACTGCGAGAAGCCTCACCTCGGCGTGCAGTTTCACCCGGAAAGTATCCTCACACGAGCACAGTCGGACGCTGCGACCGGTTCGGGCGACGGCGCTGGCGAAGACATTTCGCTCGCGCTTGGCAAACGACTGATCGCCAATTTCTGTCAGTTCGCCGTGACGGCTGACAGGAACGCGGAGGCCCACGATGGGTGA
- a CDS encoding aminotransferase class IV has product MGEELYYHVDGNLVPASEATVSVDDRGFRYGDAAFETLRAYGGTVFAWDAHLERLERTCESLSLEHGLTAADLRSRIDETLAANGLADAYVRLSITRGVQPGKLTPQPDVEPTVVVYVKPLPRGGLAGEPVWDEPATVETVETRRVPDEAIPAAAKTHNYLNGILARAELGADVDEALMCDLEGHIAEGATSNLWFVRDGEIYTPTTDGPVLPGITRQIVLDLARDAGLTVHEGLYELVAVRDADEAFLTNRTWELRPVATLDGCEIGGGPVTERLSRRYDERVERTCYE; this is encoded by the coding sequence ATGGGTGAGGAACTGTACTACCACGTTGACGGCAACCTCGTCCCAGCCAGTGAGGCAACCGTCAGTGTCGACGATCGAGGGTTTCGCTACGGCGACGCCGCCTTCGAGACGCTGCGGGCCTACGGCGGGACCGTCTTCGCGTGGGATGCTCATCTCGAGCGCCTCGAGCGCACCTGTGAGTCACTGTCGCTCGAGCACGGGCTCACTGCTGCCGATCTCCGAAGTCGAATCGACGAGACGCTGGCGGCGAACGGCCTCGCGGACGCCTACGTCCGCCTCTCGATCACGCGTGGCGTCCAGCCGGGCAAACTCACGCCCCAGCCCGACGTCGAGCCGACGGTCGTGGTATATGTGAAACCGTTGCCTCGCGGTGGGCTCGCGGGCGAGCCCGTCTGGGACGAGCCGGCGACGGTCGAGACGGTCGAAACTCGCCGTGTCCCCGACGAGGCGATTCCAGCCGCAGCCAAGACCCACAACTACCTGAACGGGATCCTCGCGCGCGCAGAACTCGGTGCTGACGTGGACGAAGCGCTCATGTGCGATCTCGAGGGCCACATCGCGGAAGGGGCGACGAGCAACCTCTGGTTCGTCCGTGACGGCGAGATATACACCCCGACGACCGACGGACCAGTGTTGCCGGGGATCACCCGCCAAATCGTCCTCGACCTCGCTCGCGACGCCGGACTGACGGTCCACGAGGGCTTGTACGAGCTGGTCGCCGTTCGCGACGCTGACGAGGCGTTTCTGACCAATCGAACCTGGGAACTGCGCCCGGTCGCGACGCTTGACGGCTGCGAGATCGGTGGCGGACCCGTTACGGAACGGCTCTCGCGGCGCTACGACGAACGCGTCGAACGAACGTGTTACGAATAG
- a CDS encoding trans-acting enoyl reductase family protein, producing MDSLLIYGSYGYTGRLIAREAVARGGSPVVAGRDASAVTRQADALGVEGRVVDLESSALESHLERFDAVMNCAGPFVETAEPLVAACLETKTDYLDITGEFPVFECLRQRDDEARTAGITLLPGVGFDVVPSDCLAAFLADHHPDGDTLRLGIKSDSGLSRGTARTLVEHLGSGGVVRRNGRLIQVPTGFRTREIDFGDGPEHAVTIPWGDVVTAAHSTGIESIEVYAAAPPWAAERLSTVNSVGWLLERGPVKRLLNRVIDARLDGPNGAQLATGSAVVWGEIVDDDTGQQARARLRTPNPYALTAESAVAAAGRVLEGRNSVPDGFQTPASAFGSEFVLELSGTKRELIETPDDDTNEPTRVPVEPK from the coding sequence ATGGACTCCCTTCTCATCTACGGCTCCTACGGCTACACGGGGCGGCTGATCGCACGAGAGGCGGTCGCACGAGGGGGCTCGCCCGTCGTCGCCGGTCGCGACGCCAGCGCGGTCACACGCCAGGCCGACGCCCTCGGCGTCGAAGGCCGGGTCGTCGACCTCGAGTCGAGCGCGCTCGAGTCACACCTCGAGCGTTTCGATGCCGTGATGAACTGTGCGGGGCCGTTCGTCGAGACTGCTGAGCCGCTGGTCGCGGCCTGTCTCGAGACGAAGACGGACTATCTGGACATCACCGGCGAGTTCCCGGTCTTCGAGTGTCTCCGCCAGCGCGACGACGAGGCCCGTACGGCGGGGATTACGCTCCTGCCCGGCGTCGGCTTCGATGTCGTGCCGTCGGACTGTCTGGCAGCCTTCCTCGCCGACCACCACCCCGACGGCGACACGCTTCGATTGGGGATCAAAAGCGACAGTGGCCTCTCGCGGGGCACTGCCCGGACGCTCGTCGAACACCTCGGCAGCGGTGGCGTTGTCCGCCGGAACGGTCGACTCATCCAGGTGCCGACCGGCTTCCGAACGCGCGAGATCGACTTCGGCGATGGCCCCGAACACGCCGTCACGATCCCGTGGGGCGACGTCGTCACCGCCGCCCACAGCACCGGCATCGAGTCGATCGAAGTCTACGCCGCCGCGCCGCCGTGGGCAGCCGAGCGATTGTCGACCGTCAATTCGGTGGGGTGGCTCCTCGAGCGCGGACCGGTCAAGCGCCTGTTGAATCGGGTCATCGACGCCCGGCTTGACGGGCCGAACGGAGCGCAATTGGCGACCGGCAGCGCCGTCGTCTGGGGCGAAATCGTCGACGACGACACCGGCCAGCAGGCGCGGGCCCGGCTGCGAACGCCCAACCCGTACGCGCTCACCGCCGAATCGGCGGTGGCAGCCGCCGGACGGGTTCTCGAGGGGCGGAACTCCGTCCCGGACGGATTTCAGACACCCGCGAGCGCGTTTGGCAGTGAGTTCGTCCTCGAGCTCTCAGGGACAAAACGAGAGCTGATCGAGACGCCCGACGATGACACGAACGAGCCGACGCGGGTGCCTGTCGAACCCAAATAA
- a CDS encoding Rieske (2Fe-2S) protein codes for MDAGRITTLSNVPADSTVCFRVTDESDELQEAILVRTEPVATDGGDPVAEDGVTCWLNYCQHLTHIKLDKGSGAPMRDGEVVCENHGAYFAADSGRCTFGPCEGAYLTSLETTVDDGDVYLTDDDYTFVGLGPLERDDLDRASSSNVEF; via the coding sequence ATGGACGCTGGACGGATCACGACGCTGTCGAATGTGCCTGCCGATTCGACGGTTTGTTTTCGCGTGACCGATGAGTCGGACGAGTTGCAGGAAGCGATTCTCGTCAGAACTGAGCCGGTCGCGACCGACGGCGGCGACCCGGTCGCTGAAGACGGTGTTACCTGCTGGCTGAACTACTGTCAGCATCTCACCCACATCAAACTGGACAAGGGCTCGGGCGCGCCGATGCGAGACGGTGAAGTCGTCTGTGAAAATCACGGCGCGTACTTCGCCGCCGACTCAGGGCGCTGTACGTTCGGGCCGTGCGAAGGTGCCTATCTCACCAGCCTCGAGACCACTGTCGACGATGGCGACGTTTATCTGACCGACGACGACTACACGTTCGTCGGGCTTGGCCCGCTCGAGCGCGACGACCTCGATCGCGCCTCGAGTTCGAACGTCGAGTTCTAG
- a CDS encoding transcriptional regulator, which yields MREADETTRQQLADALRAEPATPSELATQLDLTPHAVVRHVEHVSRSVDGTDEQLLVAPPTCRDCGFDNYDDLLNLPSRCPECKSESIDEPTFTIE from the coding sequence ATGCGCGAGGCCGACGAAACGACGCGACAGCAACTCGCCGATGCGCTGCGTGCCGAGCCGGCGACGCCGAGCGAGCTGGCCACCCAGCTCGATCTGACGCCACACGCGGTGGTCCGCCACGTCGAACACGTCTCCCGGTCGGTCGACGGAACCGACGAACAGCTGCTCGTCGCGCCGCCGACGTGTCGCGACTGCGGGTTCGACAACTACGACGACCTGCTAAATCTCCCTTCGCGGTGTCCCGAGTGTAAAAGCGAGTCCATCGACGAGCCGACGTTCACGATCGAATAG
- a CDS encoding sugar phosphate nucleotidyltransferase yields the protein MKAVVLAGGYATRMWPITKHRPKMFLPIGESTVIDRIFAELEADERIDEVYVSTNERFAPDFEAHLADSEFDKPRLSVEETTEEDDKFGVVGALAQLIDRENVDDDLLIIAGDNLISFDVSDFLDYFQSHDAPTLAAYDVGSREKAKSYGLVELEGDRVVDFQEKPDDPKSTLVSIACYAFPQESLDLLPTYLEDGNNPDEPGWFVQWLQNREATYAYTFEGAWFDIGTPESYLDAVAWHLDGDSLVADSATLEDATIGENVHVMDGVTLEGTDLEHTVIFPDATVHNGDIRRSIIDEGTRIEDLDLAGALIGAHTTITNGSE from the coding sequence ATGAAGGCAGTCGTCCTTGCAGGTGGGTACGCGACGCGAATGTGGCCGATTACCAAACACCGGCCCAAGATGTTCCTCCCGATCGGCGAGTCGACCGTCATCGACCGCATCTTCGCGGAACTCGAGGCCGACGAGCGGATCGACGAGGTCTACGTCAGCACCAACGAGCGGTTCGCCCCCGACTTCGAGGCCCATCTCGCCGACAGCGAGTTCGACAAGCCCCGGCTCTCGGTCGAGGAGACGACCGAGGAAGACGACAAGTTCGGCGTCGTCGGCGCGCTCGCCCAGCTGATCGACCGCGAGAACGTCGACGACGACCTGCTGATTATCGCCGGCGACAACCTGATCAGCTTCGACGTGTCCGACTTCCTCGATTACTTCCAGTCTCACGACGCACCCACGCTCGCCGCCTACGACGTCGGCTCCCGAGAGAAAGCCAAATCTTACGGCTTAGTTGAACTCGAGGGCGACCGCGTCGTCGACTTTCAGGAGAAACCCGACGACCCAAAGAGCACGCTCGTCTCGATCGCCTGCTATGCGTTCCCGCAGGAATCGCTCGACTTACTCCCGACCTACCTCGAGGACGGAAACAACCCTGACGAGCCCGGCTGGTTCGTCCAGTGGCTCCAGAACCGCGAGGCCACCTACGCCTACACCTTCGAGGGTGCGTGGTTCGACATCGGCACCCCCGAGAGCTACCTCGACGCCGTCGCCTGGCACCTCGATGGCGACTCGCTGGTCGCCGACTCGGCGACGCTGGAAGACGCCACGATCGGCGAGAACGTCCACGTCATGGACGGCGTGACCCTCGAGGGCACCGACCTCGAACACACAGTCATCTTCCCGGATGCGACGGTTCACAACGGCGACATTCGTCGCTCGATCATCGATGAGGGAACCCGAATCGAGGATCTCGACCTCGCCGGGGCACTCATCGGAGCCCACACGACGATCACGAACGGCTCCGAGTAG
- a CDS encoding glycerate kinase, protein MIDDRERLVSTAARDVALACIEAGIEAGHPRTVVRDAVALEDETLRIADATYDLEAYDDLVVLGGGNAAAHVAVALEGILSDRIDGGVVVTDDPVETAHVEVREGDHPVPSERGVAGARALLETADAADEDTLVLAAITGGGSALMPAPAENVSLADLQATTDALLASGADIDEINAVRKHLSALKGGRLARRVAPATVVAVLLSDVVGNDPSVIASGPLAPDETTYADALAVLERYDLDAPATVIDRLERGAAGEIAETPAIDDPAFERVSTQIVADGMTALEAARDVAAARGYEPLVLSSRIRGEAREVATVQMGIAEEVRATGSPVSPPAVLLSGGETTVTIRGDGAGGPNQEFAMSAALALANERETENSDGVGSDITVAAVDTDGIDGVTDAAGAIVDGTTVKEPDSARDALAENDVFPSLETRHALVRTGPTGTNLNDLRVLVVE, encoded by the coding sequence GTGATCGATGATCGGGAGCGTCTCGTATCGACCGCCGCCCGCGACGTTGCACTCGCCTGCATCGAGGCCGGCATCGAGGCGGGCCACCCGCGGACGGTCGTCCGCGATGCCGTCGCGCTCGAGGACGAGACCCTCCGGATCGCCGACGCGACGTACGACCTCGAGGCGTACGACGACCTCGTCGTCCTCGGCGGCGGCAACGCTGCGGCCCACGTCGCCGTCGCACTCGAGGGGATATTGAGCGATCGGATCGACGGCGGGGTGGTCGTCACGGACGATCCCGTCGAGACGGCACACGTCGAGGTTCGTGAGGGTGACCATCCCGTGCCGAGCGAGCGCGGGGTCGCAGGGGCGCGCGCCCTGCTCGAGACAGCAGACGCCGCTGACGAGGACACGCTCGTGCTGGCAGCGATCACCGGTGGCGGCAGCGCGCTCATGCCCGCTCCTGCCGAGAACGTCTCGCTTGCGGATCTACAAGCGACCACCGATGCGCTGCTCGCAAGCGGGGCCGACATCGACGAGATCAACGCCGTCCGCAAGCATCTCTCGGCGCTGAAAGGCGGCCGGCTGGCCCGCCGTGTCGCCCCCGCGACGGTCGTCGCGGTCCTCTTGAGCGATGTCGTGGGGAACGATCCAAGCGTCATCGCGAGTGGCCCACTCGCTCCCGACGAGACGACGTATGCAGACGCACTCGCGGTCCTCGAGCGCTACGACCTCGATGCACCCGCGACCGTTATCGACCGGCTCGAGCGCGGTGCAGCCGGCGAGATCGCCGAGACGCCGGCTATCGATGACCCCGCGTTCGAGCGCGTCTCGACGCAGATCGTCGCTGACGGGATGACGGCACTCGAGGCGGCCCGTGACGTGGCGGCAGCTCGTGGCTACGAACCGCTCGTCCTCTCTTCGCGGATTCGCGGGGAGGCTCGCGAGGTGGCGACGGTTCAGATGGGGATCGCCGAAGAGGTTCGCGCCACAGGGTCCCCCGTTTCACCGCCGGCTGTGCTCCTTTCGGGCGGCGAGACGACGGTGACGATCCGCGGCGACGGGGCGGGTGGTCCGAATCAGGAGTTCGCGATGAGCGCAGCGCTCGCGCTTGCAAACGAGAGGGAGACTGAGAACAGCGACGGAGTGGGCAGCGACATCACGGTCGCCGCGGTCGACACTGACGGAATCGACGGCGTGACCGACGCAGCCGGTGCGATCGTCGACGGGACGACCGTCAAAGAGCCCGACAGCGCACGCGACGCACTCGCCGAAAACGATGTCTTCCCGTCTCTCGAGACGCGACACGCGCTGGTTCGAACGGGACCCACGGGAACGAATCTGAACGATCTGCGGGTACTGGTCGTCGAATAG
- a CDS encoding amidohydrolase family protein, with protein sequence MLELEHEFRVVDLSTRLPSTGGGGASQRHTITADRLERELHQAGITKAVVFPPSAPETSYLAPNNGVARRSVDRPFVPFARINGTQTPGQKTTGRLRNAVSRRSDHHISPSDIEKYAYDDRFHGFVLDPTTDDYPDDDVLTAMEDVDLPVIVRGGVDAPPETLAEILLERSFPVIVGHFGGHPLERSLMDEMIDLLAAYDDCYLETSFVRYRDQLERALLEHPDRVFFGSGAPACHPNVAVMEILTLDVSEDLLRRAFSKNACRVIDALARNAER encoded by the coding sequence ATGCTGGAGTTGGAACACGAGTTTCGTGTGGTGGACCTCTCGACGCGATTGCCGTCAACTGGTGGCGGGGGAGCCTCACAGAGACACACGATTACGGCGGATCGACTCGAGCGAGAGCTGCACCAGGCCGGAATCACGAAAGCAGTCGTCTTCCCGCCGTCGGCACCGGAGACGAGCTATCTCGCACCGAACAACGGCGTCGCAAGACGCAGCGTCGACCGACCGTTCGTCCCGTTCGCCCGGATCAACGGCACCCAGACGCCGGGACAGAAGACGACCGGGCGGCTCCGCAACGCCGTCAGCCGCCGCAGTGACCACCATATCTCCCCGAGTGACATCGAGAAATACGCGTACGACGACCGCTTTCATGGCTTCGTCCTCGATCCGACCACCGACGACTACCCCGACGACGATGTCCTCACGGCCATGGAGGACGTCGACCTCCCCGTAATCGTCCGTGGCGGTGTCGATGCACCGCCCGAAACGCTCGCCGAAATCCTCCTCGAGCGCTCGTTTCCCGTCATCGTTGGCCACTTCGGCGGCCACCCGCTGGAGCGCTCGCTCATGGACGAGATGATCGACCTCTTGGCGGCGTACGACGACTGCTATCTCGAGACGAGTTTCGTCCGCTACCGCGACCAACTCGAGCGCGCACTGCTCGAGCATCCGGACCGCGTCTTCTTCGGCAGTGGTGCGCCCGCCTGCCACCCCAACGTCGCAGTCATGGAGATTCTCACCCTCGACGTCTCCGAAGACCTGCTGCGCCGAGCGTTCTCGAAAAACGCCTGTCGCGTGATCGACGCGCTTGCGCGGAACGCAGAGCGTTAG
- the thsA gene encoding thermosome subunit alpha has translation MFIMSEDSQRTQGRDAQSSNIMAGKAVAESVRTTLGPRGMDKMLVDSGGDVVITNDGATILNEMDIEHPAAQMIVEVADSQEEEVGDGTTTAAVIAGNLLGEAEDLIEQDVHATTIVEGYHEAAEIALEAIAEEVGEADVDDEVLQQVAESSMTGKGTGGLTAASLAETVVDAIRHVDTDEGVARDNVTVHTQIGASSNATELVPGIIVDEEPAHDGMPSTVENASIALLDVELDVRTGDVDAEYAIDSIDQLNAAIDAEEGELEGYAETIADSGADVVFTTEDVNDRVATALANEDVLVFEGLGDSDARQVASATGARRVGALDDLEEDDFGSADRIHTENFGDDDLAFVEGGAAAETVTVFVRGGTEHVVDELERAIGDALDVVATALESGEVVPGAGATEIAIADKIRQEAAGIEGRKQLAVTAFADALDVVPRTLAANTGRDPIDALVDLRAAHESEGRAGLITDGDEVTIADPFEYGVVDPADVKREAVESATEAATMIVRIDDVIAAE, from the coding sequence ATGTTCATTATGAGCGAGGACAGTCAGCGAACGCAGGGCCGCGACGCCCAATCGTCGAACATCATGGCCGGCAAGGCCGTCGCCGAGTCGGTACGTACCACACTCGGCCCCCGCGGCATGGACAAGATGCTCGTCGACTCCGGCGGGGACGTCGTCATCACGAACGACGGCGCGACCATTTTGAACGAGATGGATATCGAACACCCCGCGGCCCAGATGATCGTCGAAGTCGCCGACTCTCAGGAAGAGGAAGTCGGTGACGGGACGACGACCGCGGCCGTCATCGCCGGCAACCTGCTCGGCGAGGCCGAGGACTTAATCGAGCAAGACGTCCACGCGACGACTATCGTCGAGGGCTATCACGAGGCCGCCGAGATCGCCCTCGAGGCCATCGCCGAGGAGGTCGGCGAGGCCGACGTCGACGACGAGGTACTCCAGCAGGTCGCCGAGTCGAGCATGACCGGCAAGGGAACCGGTGGGCTCACCGCCGCCTCGCTGGCCGAGACGGTCGTCGACGCGATCCGCCACGTCGACACTGACGAGGGCGTCGCACGCGACAACGTCACCGTTCACACCCAGATCGGTGCCTCCTCGAACGCGACCGAACTCGTTCCCGGAATCATCGTCGACGAGGAACCCGCCCACGACGGCATGCCGAGCACGGTCGAGAACGCGTCGATCGCCCTTCTGGATGTCGAACTCGACGTCCGGACCGGCGACGTCGACGCGGAGTACGCCATCGACTCGATCGACCAGCTCAACGCCGCCATCGACGCCGAGGAAGGCGAACTCGAGGGCTACGCCGAGACCATCGCCGACAGCGGGGCCGATGTCGTCTTCACCACTGAGGACGTCAACGACCGCGTCGCCACCGCGCTGGCCAACGAGGACGTCCTCGTCTTCGAGGGACTGGGCGACAGCGACGCCCGGCAGGTCGCCTCCGCGACCGGCGCGCGCCGCGTCGGCGCGCTCGACGACCTCGAGGAGGACGACTTCGGCTCGGCCGACCGGATCCACACCGAGAACTTCGGCGACGACGACCTCGCGTTCGTCGAGGGCGGTGCGGCCGCCGAGACGGTCACCGTCTTCGTCCGTGGCGGCACCGAACACGTCGTCGACGAACTCGAGCGCGCTATCGGTGACGCCCTCGACGTCGTCGCGACCGCACTCGAGTCCGGCGAGGTCGTCCCCGGTGCTGGCGCGACCGAGATCGCGATCGCAGATAAGATCCGCCAGGAAGCCGCCGGTATCGAGGGCCGCAAACAGCTCGCCGTGACGGCCTTCGCCGACGCGCTCGACGTCGTCCCTCGGACGCTCGCTGCCAACACCGGTCGCGATCCCATCGACGCGCTCGTGGACCTCCGTGCCGCCCACGAGTCCGAGGGCCGCGCCGGCCTGATCACCGACGGTGACGAGGTCACGATCGCCGATCCCTTCGAGTACGGCGTCGTCGACCCCGCCGACGTCAAGCGCGAAGCCGTCGAGAGCGCCACCGAAGCCGCGACGATGATCGTCCGCATCGACGACGTCATCGCCGCCGAGTAA
- a CDS encoding HalOD1 output domain-containing protein, whose translation MPETAPRDNLTSVGETSGRTIYYDEGCGTYHTWYDDGAYEPVSTALLLTVSSVLEVDPTDLETLSDYIEPDALNALVSHWRHDKPQAGGGSVSFPFPQCTVTVHANGELVIDPAQQYAAPTGN comes from the coding sequence ATGCCTGAAACCGCTCCACGAGACAATCTGACATCGGTCGGCGAGACGAGCGGTCGAACGATCTACTACGACGAGGGCTGTGGGACCTACCACACGTGGTACGACGACGGCGCGTACGAGCCGGTGAGCACGGCGCTGCTGTTGACGGTCTCGTCGGTGCTCGAGGTCGATCCCACCGATCTCGAGACGCTCTCGGACTACATCGAACCCGACGCACTCAACGCGCTGGTCAGCCACTGGCGGCACGACAAGCCACAGGCTGGTGGCGGTTCGGTCTCCTTCCCCTTCCCACAGTGTACCGTCACGGTCCATGCCAACGGGGAGTTGGTGATCGATCCAGCACAACAGTACGCTGCCCCGACAGGCAACTGA